In the genome of Pempheris klunzingeri isolate RE-2024b chromosome 11, fPemKlu1.hap1, whole genome shotgun sequence, one region contains:
- the LOC139209989 gene encoding glucose-6-phosphate 1-dehydrogenase-like isoform X2 yields MGQKMSTEPFTRSEVFGQLRRELYGEEQSSHSDTHIFIILGASGDLAKKKIYPTLWWLFRDGLLPNDTYFVGFARSNLTVEDIKTACLPHMKITDEESESLSAFFSKNSYLRGSYDDDSSFTELSAHLSSLPGGADANRLFYLALPPTVYHDVSTNIRTHCMSHKGWNRVIVEKPFGRDLQSSQELSAHLSSLFTEDQIYRIDHYLGKEMVQNLMVLRFGNRIFGPIWNRNSVACVVLTFKEPFGTQGRGGYFDNFGIIRDVMQNHLLQMLCLVAMEKPASTSPADVRDEKVKVLKCIAPVAVSDVVLGQYVGDPKGEGQSKMGYLDDPTVPEGSCTPTFATAVLYVHNERWDGVPFILRCGKALNERKAEVRLQFTDVPGDIFDQCCQRNELVVRVQPDEAIYLKMMTKRPGVYFSPEETELDLTYRSRYKNVKLPDAYERLILDVFCGNQMHFVRSDELREAWRIFTPLLHQIEEEKKHPIPYTYGSRGPDEADDLVKRVGFRYEGTYKWVQPHTT; encoded by the exons ATGGGCCAGAAGATGAGCACTGAGCCTTTCACTCGCTCTGAGGTATTTGGACAGCTCAGGAGAGAGCTCTATGGAGAGGAGCAGTCCAGTCACTccgacacacacatattcatcaTCCTGGGAGCCTCT GGGGATCTTgctaaaaagaaaatctatcCAACTTTATG GTGGTTATTCAGAGATGGTCTGCTCCCGAATGACACCTACTTTGTGGGATTTGCCCGCTCTAACCTAACTGTGGAAGACATCAAGACAGCATGTCTGCCTCACATGAAA ATCACAGATGAAGAGAGTGAGAGTCTCTCGGCCTTCTTCAGTAAGAACTCCTACCTTAGAGGCAGCTATGATGATGACAGCTCTTTCACTGAACTCAGTGCTCACCTGTCGTCTCTGCCTGGGGGAGCTGACGCCAACAGACTCTTCTACCTGGCCCTGCCGCCCACCGTCTACCACGATGTTAGCACAAACATCAGAACCCACTGCATGAGCCACAA AGGCTGGAACAGGGTCATTGTCGAGAAGCCCTTTGGCCGTGACCTCCAGAGCTCACAGGAGCTGTCAGCCCACCTGTCCTCACTGTTCACAGAGGACCAGATCTACCGCATAGACCACTACCTGGGCAAAGAGATGGTCCAAAACCTCATGGTGCTCAG GTTTGGAAATCGCATCTTTGGGCCCATATGGAATAGGAACAGTGTGGCCTGTGTGGTCCTCACGTTCAAGGAGCCTTTTGGCACTCAAGGCCGTGGAGGATACTTTGATAACTTTGGTATAATTCG AGATGTCATGCAAAACCATCTCCTCCAGATGCTCTGTTTGGTCGCCATGGAGAAACCTGCTTCCACCAGCCCAGCTGATGTGAGGGATGAGAAG GTGAAGGTGTTGAAGTGTATAGCTCCTGTTGCTGTGTCAGATGTGGTACTCGGCCAGTATGTTGGGGACCCTAAGGGGGAGGGCCAATCTAAGATGGGTTACCTTGACGACCCCACCGTACCAGAAGGCTCCTGCACGCCAACATTTGCCACCGCAGTGCTCTACGTCCACAATGAAAGATGGGATG GAGTTCCTTTCATTCTCCGCTGTGGTAAAGCTCTGAATGAGCGGAAGGCAGAAGTGCGTCTGCAGTTCACCGACGTGCCAGGAGACATCTTTGACCAGTGCTGTCAGAGGAACGAGCTGGTGGTGCGGGTGCAGCCAGATGAAGCCATTTACCTGAAGATGATGACCAAGAGGCCTGGGGTTTACTTCAGCCCAGAGGAGACTGAGCTGGACCTCACCTACAGGAGCAGATACAAG AATGTGAAGCTCCCAGATGCGTATGAGAGGCTGATACTGGATGTCTTCTGTGGAAATCAGATGCATTTTGTCCGCAG TGATGAGTTGCGGGAGGCCTGGAGGATCTTCACCCCCCTGCTCCACCAAatagaggaagagaagaaacaccCCATCCCTTACACATATGGAAG TCGTGGTCCAGACGAGGCGGATGATCTCGTAAAGAGGGTCGGATTCCGATATGAGGGAACATACAAGTGGGTGCAGCCCCACACAACATGA
- the LOC139209989 gene encoding glucose-6-phosphate 1-dehydrogenase-like isoform X1 translates to MGQKMSTEPFTRSEVFGQLRRELYGEEQSSHSDTHIFIILGASGDLAKKKIYPTLWWLFRDGLLPNDTYFVGFARSNLTVEDIKTACLPHMKITDEESESLSAFFSKNSYLRGSYDDDSSFTELSAHLSSLPGGADANRLFYLALPPTVYHDVSTNIRTHCMSHKGWNRVIVEKPFGRDLQSSQELSAHLSSLFTEDQIYRIDHYLGKEMVQNLMVLRFGNRIFGPIWNRNSVACVVLTFKEPFGTQGRGGYFDNFGIIRDVMQNHLLQMLCLVAMEKPASTSPADVRDEKVKVLKCIAPVAVSDVVLGQYVGDPKGEGQSKMGYLDDPTVPEGSCTPTFATAVLYVHNERWDGQAKHFLSFFFPLVYIFMTSHLIFSLSCFPTLRFHPSAGVPFILRCGKALNERKAEVRLQFTDVPGDIFDQCCQRNELVVRVQPDEAIYLKMMTKRPGVYFSPEETELDLTYRSRYKNVKLPDAYERLILDVFCGNQMHFVRSDELREAWRIFTPLLHQIEEEKKHPIPYTYGSRGPDEADDLVKRVGFRYEGTYKWVQPHTT, encoded by the exons ATGGGCCAGAAGATGAGCACTGAGCCTTTCACTCGCTCTGAGGTATTTGGACAGCTCAGGAGAGAGCTCTATGGAGAGGAGCAGTCCAGTCACTccgacacacacatattcatcaTCCTGGGAGCCTCT GGGGATCTTgctaaaaagaaaatctatcCAACTTTATG GTGGTTATTCAGAGATGGTCTGCTCCCGAATGACACCTACTTTGTGGGATTTGCCCGCTCTAACCTAACTGTGGAAGACATCAAGACAGCATGTCTGCCTCACATGAAA ATCACAGATGAAGAGAGTGAGAGTCTCTCGGCCTTCTTCAGTAAGAACTCCTACCTTAGAGGCAGCTATGATGATGACAGCTCTTTCACTGAACTCAGTGCTCACCTGTCGTCTCTGCCTGGGGGAGCTGACGCCAACAGACTCTTCTACCTGGCCCTGCCGCCCACCGTCTACCACGATGTTAGCACAAACATCAGAACCCACTGCATGAGCCACAA AGGCTGGAACAGGGTCATTGTCGAGAAGCCCTTTGGCCGTGACCTCCAGAGCTCACAGGAGCTGTCAGCCCACCTGTCCTCACTGTTCACAGAGGACCAGATCTACCGCATAGACCACTACCTGGGCAAAGAGATGGTCCAAAACCTCATGGTGCTCAG GTTTGGAAATCGCATCTTTGGGCCCATATGGAATAGGAACAGTGTGGCCTGTGTGGTCCTCACGTTCAAGGAGCCTTTTGGCACTCAAGGCCGTGGAGGATACTTTGATAACTTTGGTATAATTCG AGATGTCATGCAAAACCATCTCCTCCAGATGCTCTGTTTGGTCGCCATGGAGAAACCTGCTTCCACCAGCCCAGCTGATGTGAGGGATGAGAAG GTGAAGGTGTTGAAGTGTATAGCTCCTGTTGCTGTGTCAGATGTGGTACTCGGCCAGTATGTTGGGGACCCTAAGGGGGAGGGCCAATCTAAGATGGGTTACCTTGACGACCCCACCGTACCAGAAGGCTCCTGCACGCCAACATTTGCCACCGCAGTGCTCTACGTCCACAATGAAAGATGGGATGGTcaggcaaaacattttttatctttcttttttcccctagTCTACATTTTTATGACATCCCATCTGATTTTCTCCCTGTCATGTTTTCCCACCCTTCGCTTCCATCCCTCGGCAGGAGTTCCTTTCATTCTCCGCTGTGGTAAAGCTCTGAATGAGCGGAAGGCAGAAGTGCGTCTGCAGTTCACCGACGTGCCAGGAGACATCTTTGACCAGTGCTGTCAGAGGAACGAGCTGGTGGTGCGGGTGCAGCCAGATGAAGCCATTTACCTGAAGATGATGACCAAGAGGCCTGGGGTTTACTTCAGCCCAGAGGAGACTGAGCTGGACCTCACCTACAGGAGCAGATACAAG AATGTGAAGCTCCCAGATGCGTATGAGAGGCTGATACTGGATGTCTTCTGTGGAAATCAGATGCATTTTGTCCGCAG TGATGAGTTGCGGGAGGCCTGGAGGATCTTCACCCCCCTGCTCCACCAAatagaggaagagaagaaacaccCCATCCCTTACACATATGGAAG TCGTGGTCCAGACGAGGCGGATGATCTCGTAAAGAGGGTCGGATTCCGATATGAGGGAACATACAAGTGGGTGCAGCCCCACACAACATGA